TTCAGTGGTTTAACTTCTCATCTTTGATGTATTGATGTAAGTATCATCTTCTCTTTGATAGGCTCAAATGTTAACTGCTTTCTGTTCAACCGGTAGCATGTAATGAAACAGATGTTGCCAAAATGTTCATAAGTGAAGTAAGACATCTTTCGTCAATTGTTTGCCAGAAGCTATTAATAACAGAGCTCGTAAATTCTTTagacataaaaaaagaacaaaaatctgCATCACACATCTCCACCAGCGGGTTCATGAGAATCTCTTGTGGCACCATAGAAACTATATCGGCCGGGTAACAATCTGTTTCCTGAAATGGCACACATAGAGCAGGTCAGCAGAGCAAAGCAGCAACCGCAGATAAAGATGAGGGTTGCAGCAGCCCACACCAGAGTGGTGACAGCGAAGGCAAACTGGTATGTTgtcctgtggcagtatcgaggTGCACCGGGTGTGTAGTCAGGAGGATAAACAGGATAAACCCAGGTGCTGCCTATGGGAGAatgtttcaattcaatttagaTTTTAAAACTACAGACTAAACCAAACTTAAAGGCtctgaaaaacatgttttttcaatCAGCTTTTATGTGTCTGGATCCAGTTATTTCATATGTGAGATTTCTTTCTGTGCTGTTTTTGAGTGTTATCTGCATTTGAAAAACAGTGGAATAGAATGTCAAAAGGTAGCATGAAAAGGAAAATTTGCTCCAGCACTAAAGATTATCTAGgtaaatatatctaaatataaCATTTCTGCTACATTTTCTCTCACCTgcaaaaaacaggccaaaacTGATGAGGTGCAGGATAGCCGTGCAGGTGGAGCACAGGGTGAAGACCATGCCTTCCCCCCAGGTGGTCTGGGTGTAGGTCAGAGACAGAGCTAGGAGGTTGGTTACTCCCAGAGCTATAAGGTAAATGGGGATGTTGGACTCTACTGGGCAAAGGCTTAGATGTGTAGCCCCTATAAAGAAAGACTATGTTAATACTAAAATGGAtttacaaaaggttaatgaCTAAATATACCGCTTGCTGTCAAAAGAAAATCCCATAAATAATATACAAAAATATTAGATAGATCACACAGAAATACACCCACCCAAACCGATGGCTGCAATCATAATCATCCACCAAATCATATTCAGCACAACTgcgggagaggaagaggattaAGGATTGGTATGAAAAATACATACTgcagatatttaaaaaagggagaTCAAAGACTTCTAACCAAGTGTTGCAACTAGCACGGCACTTTGAGGCCTGACTTCGTTATGTGGAGACGGGTTCATATCTGTAAAGAAAGAAGGAGTCTTGTGCCAGttattacacacaaacaagaacaggagctgcagcagcggcGTCATACTGTACCTGTCCAGCTTTGAGGAGAGACTCTTTaatgccttttttcttctgctcttcTTAAAATTAGTGTCAGCGTTCAAAACTTCACACCTTTTTTAGGAGGAAGTTAACACATGTTGTTGAAGTAAAAGCATTTCAGCATCTTCTTTTGCAACGCTGCGCGCGTTTAACTAGGAGGAAGCGATGATACAAtctattataaaaaaatagctCTTTCCTGCAATGTGGGTTTGAAGCCACATCTCACTCATATCTTCCGTTTGTCTTGCAAACTACTTTTGAAGTGTTATGTTTTAAAATTCATCGGTCAATAAATAGTAATGGGATTGCATAATTAAGGGGTCAATTAATGTAATCTAATACAAAAAAGACTCAGTGGTAAACTTGGAGTTGCACGGAAAAGCATGCAAATGGTTTATTATTAAAAGTAATtatgattaaattaaatcattaaaaagtGTCTGTTAATTAAGTGCTGGTATTTTACAATCAGACCCTTAGAATGATACCTCaattaatattttgttttaacaTGCAGTGCAGATGATGGCCCGTTAATtgaaaataacataaaaacTAGCTTGTCTCCAACCTTAGTTAAGATCACTTGAACCCATTAATGTAATTTCCCTCTCGAGCCATAACAGGCTTATACAACTGATAGAACAGATAtgcactaaccctaaccccaaacCTGTAAACTCACTTACACGCTAATGTGTAAAATCTGTGGAGTTCCCTTTAACTGTGTTAAACTTGTAGTGGGCCATTTTCAGTTTCGAGTCAAATAATTCCAACAGtttttaaaagcaaacaatAAACCATacaaagacaataaatacaagGTGAAATTAGAATTTTGCTTCAGTAAGAATGTGGCTCAAGTTTTTTGACAGTTGAAGTGGGCTTGGGATGCAGAGGTGGACCAACGCAGAACAGGATGTTAACACAACCTGATGCCATGTGTCCCTGCAGCAGCCCTATCAGTGCATCAGTGCATCGGTCCTTAATCCAGGACCGATGCAAGCAGTCGTGACCTACCTGGTGACACGCAGGCATGACCTGCCTGGTGATGTATATCCACATAAAAAATAGCAACTATAATGCACTTTACCACTGTTCGCTGTTGTTTGTTACTTCACAAACTTCCACGCTACCATTTCTGATGTGatcaatgcaatttattttgttcCCATTATCTTTGGTGAATGACAAGGTACAATTTATATCATGTCCGTTCCagacattattttttaaattaaatatttgatcATCTTCTTTTTCAGAGAAGAAATTTCATATTTCCAATTTGCCTTGCCAGATAGGGTGTTCATGCCCTTCATgctatttttgtcctttttcagtTGGAAGTTAATGATCATTTCAATAATAGGAGCAGCAGGGAAGTCCATGCATACAATTCCAAGGCGCTGGTTCAGGTCCGTCTTGGCCCCCAGGTAGTCATACAGCTGTGGATTGACACGCTGAGCGACAGCTCTGGGGAACGCAAACACACCAGCTCCGCTGCTGAAGGTGAGAAATATCTGGGCCTTGTTGCCTGCAGGTGCGGCCTCCAGGTGCTTATAGACGCTCTGCCATTTCTCCTTCACATGCAGAACTGTGGGTACCTACGGAGAACCGCAAAAACAATCATCTagattatttttcaatttttagAAACTAGTCATGACATCACCATATTGTTGTGGTCCTGTTTTTGACAGTTTTTGATCCTGACCTCTTGACCGCCATAACTGCTTGCTAACTGAGCTGTAGTTGTGGCATCTCTGTGTATACATGCTGGCTGGTGCACCTCAAACTTGAATAGCTAAAGCATACTACTCTGGGCTGCACTGGAACATTTGACACGATCtagaaaccttttttattttctaccttTGTTGTGAGCTGGTGTTGGTTTTTGCTGTGACACttttgtgaaaaatgaaacagaaaatgttgGGAAAATATGCTTTCATACTCTCCAATCATCCGCTATGTCCAAGGAACCATAGCGTATCCCCAAGTCCGGCCCAGAAAAGTCTTGCAGAACGATGAGCTTCCCTCTGGCCTCTCCCATGGTTGGCACGAGCCGGCTGTGCCACAGCAGATCCCAGTTGGCGTAGCGATGAATGTGATCGACCACAGCACCGTAGATGTTGTACGTCTCACTGAACTCCTCCTTCACACGCATCAACACCGTCTCACTGGGATACTCTGCCAGAAAGTCGGCCACGCCCTCCAGAACCTGGCCGAAGTGCGCCCACTGATACGACACGCCGTGATGGATGGTGAG
This genomic interval from Pungitius pungitius chromosome 17, fPunPun2.1, whole genome shotgun sequence contains the following:
- the si:dkey-266f7.9 gene encoding 1-phosphatidylinositol phosphodiesterase; the protein is MMGGRGGPVKIQKKLIELLVLVGIIDLTRGTIQSPDYDDTSNPEFLKPSWMASIPDDQPLSEVTMPGTHNTMALYGGVYAECQTWSLASQLRAGVRFLDIRVRHVKGNLTIHHGVSYQWAHFGQVLEGVADFLAEYPSETVLMRVKEEFSETYNIYGAVVDHIHRYANWDLLWHSRLVPTMGEARGKLIVLQDFSGPDLGIRYGSLDIADDWRVPTVLHVKEKWQSVYKHLEAAPAGNKAQIFLTFSSGAGVFAFPRAVAQRVNPQLYDYLGAKTDLNQRLGIVCMDFPAAPIIEMIINFQLKKDKNSMKGMNTLSGKANWKYEISSLKKKMIKYLI
- the LOC119219131 gene encoding transmembrane protein 272-like isoform X1, yielding MNPSPHNEVRPQSAVLVATLVVLNMIWWMIMIAAIGLGATHLSLCPVESNIPIYLIALGVTNLLALSLTYTQTTWGEGMVFTLCSTCTAILHLISFGLFFAGSTWVYPVYPPDYTPGAPRYCHRTTYQFAFAVTTLVWAAATLIFICGCCFALLTCSMCAISGNRLLPGRYSFYGATRDSHEPAGGDV
- the LOC119219131 gene encoding uncharacterized protein LOC119219131 isoform X2, which encodes MNPSPHNEVRPQSAVLVATLVVLNMIWWMIMIAAIGLALGVTNLLALSLTYTQTTWGEGMVFTLCSTCTAILHLISFGLFFAGSTWVYPVYPPDYTPGAPRYCHRTTYQFAFAVTTLVWAAATLIFICGCCFALLTCSMCAISGNRLLPGRYSFYGATRDSHEPAGGDV
- the LOC119219131 gene encoding uncharacterized protein LOC119219131 isoform X3 yields the protein MNPSPHNEVRPQSAVLVATLVVLNMIWWMIMIAAIGLGATHLSLCPVESNIPIYLIALGVTNLLALSLTYTQTTWGEGMVFTLCSTCTAILHLISFGLFFAGNRLLPGRYSFYGATRDSHEPAGGDV